A window of the Plasmodium vivax chromosome 12, whole genome shotgun sequence genome harbors these coding sequences:
- a CDS encoding hypothetical protein, conserved (encoded by transcript PVX_116765A) yields the protein MERKNPQSKPAPSSKESANVYKGKSKSRQLTPLRNRGESNHAKEVKMPFGMVGAEYEKRDPSQDGPLRGDKGHFGRGKSGSSNSVGGVNNYKYRKGSEQGTHSRSHPREEEDSHSGHRGHANHNGHDEHRDHIDRNGDEEDEEGVSNDEDMVGDEEASYKRNSASISCYENNNRKTLYRHNVLNEEQKNIEWLLTRQKNVEQLESINFDSLMKNKLFSSFHSSYNGGDGDGIGGGDGIGGGDAHGDDGSRGNKLRMSKRVGKHDDSKRNNSTPDELEIINLADMLYSIKKEEYRVQPEEEGEADYEVSPSGEYDLPYDGRYEGRYDGRHDGHHEGRYEERYEGRYDGRHEARYDERHDRPSDRRYERSFDRPYDRPYDRPYDRPYDRPYDRPYDRPYDRPYDAYYDRHLEGRRSRHVDAPHLRGYDEDYESHVDRQMGRQVDRHWDRLLDRHLDRHADERFVQRFEEDYEEEVLGGREETYRNRRAIEDPREYRERRQDALAAYDDRRSHMVLPEGGRRAADAFLYKSGFRRGSERAKERQLQQQQKQHLQQPHQLHQQQHVYSNIADICKSYIKNINSINKSTYKGECKAGLFRYPSGGSNPYDEPYRSGEPFRSGEPYRSGDHYSGGEHYVGVDSYNYAMNKMASRGGGPGGSGPSVNPPSYRGTNGKAVNNQDLAGHSLSGRRANSREGSNRERSGRPGSGKQGIGKQVGEHHVKDTQPSAIPSSGSQEPGAPQKPMRNVHFVEVDPKEQNPKGSRNEYPASEKNRMQMNSLDRRNVDPLVLSHIDEGKNNLEQKKRKKKNKQGNNANKVGDAQTEIIIPDSYDGNSGKVGGGDSFLGGRSASHEKAPPFGPPIGASSNAITISIGNDSSSGNGRSASKGAGNRSNSRGSSRGSSRKGNSSGSGNGNGSVNSNGNGSANSNVPIGVGDQAAPPHQVAHAGEKQIPMEIIKYCKENNLVLNKDIKDLLKSYGEAPQGGGVSQPLPPEQGGSANNSISASTASERRGKSSDPSTNHPGSNPIRGENKPTACPKSNKQPKNGANTLQRTCRAQGGKDSSKIQASLHLVGSSNSSSGGGASAERKDLPAQSFISLTNNEGDAGPSGGSNALGISHSNDELGVRRKGSRKHSGAGSAAGSAAMDGTAVSGGVANGASLVEGTAPSSLKKPVEAEKAGGRSKSKEKLRGPPSVNIDSGNREALGLPLKEELAKLMNGYYEDVLKCYGQYSRSGLDDEKAFHFCEYCEQNIFNLSNLLTASEAKEHLYTCNISCGRTFHMKCVSHVKRMANNFICFFCLYDINFCSLCKEVTTNDGLIPCYYPLCNMFLHTQCVEKLQLMSTDCLKQYYYCTHLAAPNSGSSGSQGGGGGSHPEDRAKEESPGGRKWKKRRNYYRKKKRYGRKKGVTLNKKIEKNQTNQTNQTNQTNQTNQKGERGERGEKPSGPLQGNTASTYKNGTCVKKTPLDGSDQRDSPDNRRTALNAPAGSSELAKVDELGKNSVGHLKLSKYICPLHVCYVCKEFYIVNLEKVKNKRSSCLFRCVKCLKSVHLHCMTSNYIISFKQKMMFCSSHIEYYKQKHMQMLLSRFEKLTTGVEGALEVAQDEKGDSPPGGSAVVTGKNPACAIAAAGQKHKRGSSGSRTANRGGDRSVMRSGPNPLALPPQPVEEKKDNVARVSINVTNPAGETTPLGLHQFEKRNSTNVALSSRDEGAQTVEQQQGKIKPGSSPNGVTITDDVEYLFEGEKNRSNVVHISVGAVSPPNLGQKKEKEKVLFDLTEEGGKGDVFYVTNESQARDSCAEGESIKCVGKDIPVVVVSPVGVSPHMQEELLINGSGGEVPPHNAENSLPANHSYKGNLQLASEMAAAGRGKKEATHLEKEKDITGEAAKEHGGRGGGITDRIGGGTNEDGTFKKKKRKVSNANDIEILKNYNLDINILSDFTKSNPDGCALQKGNSLSKRSCVASGTVEGEGLPTVVAKVEKRPLGALTVEGGANQICGKRVSVHIKERHSKGETLSTRNLKKISNCKMEQLCKNLLSPKMICNLYTREHFQSEAEYNYYVLIKVRRILHMEKSLLALNEMNPHRISEECEEHINILCTFREDFINFVIFLFKKRGAGEALADGCKGERQEGHQSGLQSGLQSGQQSGLPSGLQSGLQIGLPCVLQGGPPNEAQPSAAQCAQKCAQKSAAQCAPQCALQSAPQFEGNDQGRTASCRKNAVKRGQRNDAAPGGTDGKVEERALDEEARKSALCGEEAAIGGAPNGAVANRETANGDPADEEQGRGKQEEEKTKWVSNDLLNILYKELKNAASIIGPSVRERARQGLPLGRSPPSAEDNAQGVAADLNGVAAGLNGVAAGLNGVAAGLNGVAAGLNGVAAGLNGVAAGLNGVAADRNGVAARSAANGSLSVSQGRCFAADLQGRANPHMGGKKGDTAEWKEEIGRGRPVGGRMNVRSNTDVKSAKMVSTVEGRPHQVNENDGEAEEDVGRGKRKMFKNGKMDLTDFSQLTKNGCKIDVSVLKKYSHYLNFEYISKNVYVNDQNKNLLSCKSDDYRCLCQGECDPFSCYNSLSKIQCSKNRCNLPIQIQDKKCFNRPFKHSAIKDLEIKQTERTGYGVFCKRDIKNGELICEYVGEVLGKKEFEERMEAYQEESKKTDMYNWYSIQINRDVHIDSRRKGSISRFVNHSCSPNSVSQKWIVRGFYRIGIFAQQDIPAGEEITYNYSYNFVFNNFECLCNSANCMNHQLKKKEETENEVSDIEITDNDIFNPIENFNNLHRKMQDWVVNLEAVGTKALYKYNKMNAINLRLMECFSTWVFYDLNFERNQFLSLRSKPFNALSEFWKLLVSSFSDGERNIINAFNLFLPSLIKIGQLRRIQQYSYILHNIVGAEHEMWNLIDKGFADDEVCRKCKSCGNLTMCDKCFNSYHHICGNMHSKVYKNNELVLCKFCQKYDYKIKWIKQNYREQMKCSIEIRSSAFYKLNRDIMTLMEQSVKYTKDMSMAAINEHNSKECNSKKLRLKKFQYKYVKI from the exons atggaaaGAAAGAACCCCCAAAGTAAGCCTGCCCCATCGAGCAAAGAAAGcgcaaatgtatataaaggCAAATCGAAAAGTAGACAGCTAACCCCGTTGAGGAATCGTGGCGAAAGTAACCATGCCAAGGAGGTGAAGATGCCCTTCGGCATGGTGGGTGCAGAGTATGAGAAGAGGGACCCCTCTCAGGATGGCCCATTGAGGGGAGATAAGGGCCACTTCGGAAGAGGGAAAAGTGGCAGCAGTAACAGCGTCGGCGGGGTGAATAATTATAAGTACAGGAAGGGCAGCGAACAGGGGACCCACAGTCGTAGTCACCCCcgtgaggaggaagacagCCACAGTGGGCACAGAGGGCACGCTAACCACAATGGACACGATGAACACAGAGACCACATTGACCGAAATGGGGATGAAGAGGACGAGGAGGGAGTGTCAAACGACGAGGACATGGTGGGCGACGAGGAAGCCTCGTACAAACGCAACAGCGCGTCCATAAGCTGCTACGAAAACAACAATAGGAAAACGCTCTACAGACACAACGTCCTAAatgaggagcaaaaaaacaTCGAGTGGCTCCTCACTAGACAGAAAAATGTAGAGCAACTTGAGTCTATCAATTTTGACAGTCTCATGAAGAACAAGCTGTTTAGTTCCTTCCACAGCAGCTACAATggtggtgatggtgatggaATAGGCGGTGGAGATGGCATTGGCGGTGGTGATGCCCATGGCGATGACGGGAGCAGGGGAAACAAGCTCAGAATGAGTAAGCGCGTCGGGAAGCACGACGACTCGAAGAGGAATAACAGCACGCCGGACGAGCTGGAGATAATTAACCTCGCAGATATGTTATACAGTATTAAGAAGGAGGAGTACCGAGTGCAACccgaggaggagggggaggcagaCTATGAGGTGTCTCCTTCAGGGGAGTACGACCTGCCGTACGATGGGCGATATGAGGGGCGCTATGATGGGCGTCACGATGGGCATCATGAGGGACGTTATGAAGAGCGTTACGAGGGGCGCTATGATGGGCGTCATGAAGCGCGTTATGATGAGCGTCATGATAGGCCATCCGATAGGCGCTACGAGAGGTCCTTCGACAGGCCATATGATAGACCCTACGACAGACCGTACGACAGACCGTACGACAGACCGTACGACAGACCCTACGACAGACCCTACGATAGACCCTACGACGCGTATTACGATCGGCACCTCGAGGGGCGTCGCAGTCGACACGTGGACGCACCCCATCTCAGGGGATACGATGAAGACTACGAAAGTCACGTGGATCGCCAAATGGGTCGTCAAGTCGACCGCCACTGGGACCGCCTTCTGGATCGTCACCTGGATCGCCACGCGGACGAGCGGTTCGTGCAACGTTTCGAGGAGGACTACGAGGAGGAGGTGCTCGGCGGGCGGGAAGAGACCTATCGAAACAGGCGAGCTATTGAAGACCCCCGTGAGTACAGAGAAAGGAGGCAGGACGCCCTGGCCGCCTATGATGATCGGCGTTCGCACATGGTGCTGCCGGAGGGCGGCAGGAGGGCGGCGGACGCGTTTCTCTACAAAAGCGGCTTCAGAAGGGGCAGCGAGAGGGCAAAGGAAAGGCAGCTCCAAcagcagcagaagcagcacCTTCAGCAGCCCCACCAGCTGCATCAACAGCAGCACGTGTATTCGAACATCGCCGACATTTGCAAaagttacataaaaaatattaacagcATCAACAAGAGCACATATAAGGGTGAATGCAAGGCGGGTCTCTTTCGGTACCCCAGTGGAGGCTCCAACCCGTATGATGAGCCGTATAGAAGCGGGGAGCCCTTCAGAAGCGGGGAGCCTTACAGAAGTGGAGATCACTACAGCGGCGGGGAGCACTACGTCGGTGTGGATAGTTACAATTATGCGATGAATAAGATGGCCAGCAGGGGAGGAGGCCCAGGCGGAAGTGGGCCAAGTGTAAACCCGCCAAGTTACAGAGGCACAAATGGAAAGGCGGTGAACAATCAGGATTTGGCTGGCCACTCGCTTAGCGGCAGGAGGGCGAACAGCCGGGAGGGGAGCAATCGGGAACGAAGCGGCAGGCCGGGTAGCGGCAAGCAGGGTATCGGTAAGCAGGTTGGCGAGCACCATGTGAAGGACACCCAGCCGAGCGCCATCCCCTCGAGTGGAAGCCAAGAGCCAGGTGCCCCGCAGAAACCCATGCGCAACGTCCACTTCGTCGAAGTAGACCCCAAAGAGCAGAACCCAAAGGGAAGCAGAAACGAGTACCCAGCTAgcgaaaaaaacagaatgcAAATGAACAGTTTGGACCGAAGGAACGTAGACCCTTTGGTCTTGTCCCACATAgatgaagggaaaaataacctagagcagaaaaagaggaagaaaaaaaacaagcagGGTAATAATGCTAACAAGGTAGGTGATGCCCAGACGGAGATAATTATCCCTGACAGCTACGATGGGAACAGTGGCAAGGTGGGAGGAGGGGATTCGTttctgggggggagaagcgcatcTCATGAGAaggctcccccttttggcccTCCCATCGGTGCGAGCAGTAACGCCATCACCATTTCGATTGGTAATGACTCCAGCAGTGGCAACGGCAGGAGTGCTAGCAAAGGCGCCGGCAACCGAAGTAACAGCCGTGGAAGTAGCCGCGGAAGCAGCCGCAAAGGCAACAGCAGTGGTAGTGGAAACGGTAATGGCAGTGTCAATAGCAACGGTAATGGCAGTGCCAATAGCAACGTGCCCATCGGGGTGGGCGACCAAGCGGCGCCTCCCCACCAAGTCGCACAcgcaggggaaaaacaaatccCCATGGAGATTATAAAATACTGCAAGGAGAATAACCTTGTTCTGAATAAAGACATAAAGGATTTGTTGAAGAGCTACGGAGAGGCCCCTCAGGGTGGGGGGGTGAGCCAGCCCCTACCACCGGAGCAGGGGGGCAGCGCAAACAACTCGATCAGTGCGAGTACCGCTTCCGAGCGGCGAGGAAAGAGCAGTGACCCCTCCACGAATCACCCGGGTAGTAACCCCATCAGGGGTGAAAACAAACCAACTGCATGCCCTAAAAGTAATAAGCAGCCGAAGAACGGCGCAAATACGCTCCAGAGAACTTGTCGAGCCCAAGGAGGCAAGGACAGCAGCAAGATTCAGGCTAGTCTGCACCTAGTCGGCAGCAGTAATAGTAGTAGCGGTGGAGGCGCATCAGCGGAGAGGAAAGACCTGCCAGCCCAGAGCTTCATCTCTTTGACGAATAATGAGGGGGATGCGGGGCCCAGCGGTGGCAGTAACGCCCTGGGCATAAGCCATAGCAATGACGAGTTGGGGGTCAGGAGGAAGGGCAGTAGGAAGCACAGCGGGGCAGGTAGCGCGGCGGGTAGCGCGGCGATGGATGGTACTGCTGTGAGTGGCGGCGTGGCGAATGGCGCAAGTCTCGTCGAGGGAACGGCTCCGAGCAGCTTGAAGAAACCCGTCGAGGCGGAGAAGGCGGGCGGAAGGAGCAAATCGAAGGAGAAGTTGAGAGGCCCCCCCAGTGTTAACATCGATAGTGGCAACCGCGAGGCGCTCGGCCTGCCGCTGAAAGAGGAGCTGGCCAAGCTGATGAACGGCTACTACGAGGATGTGCTGAAGTGCTACGGGCAGTATAGCCGGAGCGGCCTGGACGACGAGAAGGCCTTCCACTTCTGCGAGTACTGTGAGCaaaacattttcaatttgaGCAACTTGCTAACCGCAAGTGAAGCCAAGGAGCACCTCTACACATGCAACATATCGTGTGGGAGGACCTTCCACATGAAGTGCGTGAGTCACGTCAAACGAATGGcgaacaattttatttgtttcttCTGCCTCTACGATATTAACTTCTGCTCCTTGTGCAAAGAGGTTACAACCAATGATGGACTCATCCCCTGCTACTACCCCCTCTGCAACATGTTTCTTCACACCCAATGCGTTGAGAAGTTGCAGCTGATGAGCACCGATTGTTTGAAGCAGTATTATTATTGTACCCACTTGGCTGCACCCAACTCGGGAAGCAGTGGCAgccaagggggaggaggaggcagTCACCCGGAGGACAGGGCCAAGGAGGAGTCCCCGGGGGGacggaagtggaagaagaggCGAAACTACTACCGGAAAAAGAAGCGCTATGGCAGGAAGAAAGGCGTCacgttaaataaaaaaattgagaagaaTCAAACGAATCAGACGAATCAGACGAATCAGACGAATCAGACGAATCAGAAGGGTGAGAGGGGagagaggggggagaagccgaGTGGACCCCTCCAGGGAAACACAGCAAGTACGTACAAAAATGGAACCTGTGTGAAGAAGACCCCCCTTGATGGCAGTGACCAAAGGGACAGCCCAGATAATAGGCGCACCGCCTTGAACGCCCCAGCGGGAAGCAGCGAGCTAGCCAAAGTTGACGAGTTGGGGAAAAACTCAGTGGGCCATTTAAAACTCAGCAAGTATATATGCCCCTTACACGTCTGCTACGTGTGCAAAGAATTTTACATTGTAAATTTGGAgaaggtgaaaaataaaagaagcaGTTGCCTCTTCAGATGTGTAAAGTGCCTCAAGTCTGTTCACCTCCACTGCATGACTAGCAATTacattatttcttttaagcaaaaaatgatgttttGCTCGAGCCACATTGAGTACTACAAGCAGAAGCACATGCAGATGTTGCTCAGTCGATTTGAAAAGCTCACCACTGGGGTGGAAGGGGCACTGGAGGTTGCCCAAGATGAGAAGGGTGACAGCCCCCCCGGGGGTAGCGCCGTTGTTACAGGTAAGAACCCAGCTTGTGCTATCGCCGCGGCGGGTCAGAAGCACAAAcgggggagcagcggcagTCGTACTGCTAACCGAGGCGGAGATAGAAGTGTCATGCGAAGCGGCCCCAACCCGTTGGCGTTGCCCCCCCAACcggtggaggaaaaaaaagacaacgTTGCGCGTGTCTCCATCAATGTTACGAACCCCGCAGGAGAAACCACGCCCCTAGGGTTGCACCagtttgaaaaaagaaacagtaCAAATGTAGCCCTATCTTCCAGAGACGAAGGGGCACAGACTGTCgagcagcagcaggggaAGATAAAACCGGGCAGCTCCCCAAACGGAGTTACCATCACCGACGATGTTGAGTACCTTTTCGAGGGAGAAAAGAACAGAAGCAATGTTGTGCATATTTCTGTGGGTGCCGTGTCGCCCCCTAACTTGGGccagaagaaggaaaaggaaaaagtgcTGTTTGATTTAAcggaagaagggggaaaaggagacGTCTTTTACGTAACGAATGAATCTCAGGCGAGGGATTCCTGCGCTGAGGGGGAGTCCATCAAGTGCGTTGGCAAGGACATCCCCGTAGTGGTGGTCTCCCCGGTGGGGGTGAGCCCTCACATGCAGGAGGAGCTTCTGATAAATGGCAGCGGTGGTGAGGTCCCCCCCCACAATGCGGAAAATTCCCTGCCAGCGAACCACAGTTATAAAGGCAACTTGCAGCTGGCGAGCGAAATGGCAGCGGCTGGGCgcggcaaaaaggaggcgaCCCACttggagaaggaaaaggacatCACCGGTGAGGCGGCCAAGGAGCACGGCGGCCGAGGTGGCGGCATAACTGACCGCATAGGTGGTGGCACAAATGAGGATGgcacttttaaaaagaagaaaaggaaagtcTCAAACGCCAACGATATAGAAATACTGAAGAACTACAATTTGGACATTAACATTCTGAGCGACTTTACGAAGAGCAACCCGGACGGCTGTGCTCTGCAGAAAGGGAACTCCTTATCGAAGCGGAGCTGCGTAGCGAGTGGCACTGTTGAGGGGGAGGGCCTGCCAACTGTCGTTGCAAAGGTGGAGAAGCGTCCCCTCGGCGCCCTCACCGTGGAGGGAGGTGCAAATCAAATTTGCGGCAAACGGGTGAGTGTACACATCAAGGAGAGGCACTCCAAGGGGGAAACCCTAAGCACgcgaaatttaaaaaaaattagtaattgcaaaatggagcagTTATGCAAGAACCTGTTGTCCCCCAAGATGATTTGCAACCTGTATACGAGGGAGCACTTCCAGAGCGAAGcagaatataattattacgttCTGATCAAGGTCAGGCGAATTCTTCACATGGAAAAGTCCCTGTTGGCTTTAAACGAAATGAACCCACACAGGATAAGTGAGGAGTGCGAAGAACACATTAACATCTTGTGCACCTTTCGGGAGGACTTTATCAATTTTGTGATTTTTCTGTTTAAGAAGCGGGGCGCGGGGGAGGCGCTCGCAGATGGGTGCAAGGGGGAGCGCCAGGAGGGGCATCAAAGCGGTTTGCAAAGCGGGCTGCAAAGTGGTCAACAAAGCGGTTTACCAAGCGGTTTGCAAAGTGGTCTACAAATCGGTTTACCGTGCGTTTTACAGGGTGGCCCCCCAAATGAAGCTCAACCATCTGCAGCGCAGtgtgcacaaaaatgtgcacaaaaaTCTGCAGCCCAGTGTGCACCCCAGTGTGCACTTCAGTCAGCACCCCAGTTTGAAGGTAACGACCAAGGGAGAACCGCCAGCTGCAGGAAGAATGCGGTGAAGAGGGGCCAACGGAATGACGCCGCCCCGGGTGGAACCGACGGCAAGGTGGAGGAGCGCGCGTTGGATGAGGAGGCAAGGAAGAGCGCGCTTtgtggggaggaagcggctaTCGGAGGAGCCCCTAACGGAGCCGTCGCTAACCGCGAAACCGCTAATGGCGACCCCGCGGATGAAGAACAGGGCAGGGGCaaacaggaggaggaaaagaccAAATGGGTCTCCAACGATTTGCTGAACATACTGTACAAGGAGCTGAAAAACGCGGCCAGCATTATCGGGCCCAGTGTGCGAGAAAGAGCGCGTCAGGGATTACCGCTGGGTAGGAGCCCCCCCAGTGCGGAGGACAACGCACAAGGGGTAGCAGCAGACCTCAACGGGGTAGCAGCAGGCCTTAACGGGGTAGCAGCAGGCCTTAACGGGGTAGCAGCAGGCCTTAACGGGGTAGCAGCAGGCCTTAATGGGGTAGCAGCAGGCCTTAATGGGGTAGCAGCAGGCCTTAACGGGGTAGCAGCAGACCGCAACGGGGTAGCAGCCAGGTCTGCTGCGAATGGAAGTTTATCTGTGAGCCAAGGCAGATGTTTCGCTGCCGATCTGCAGGGGAGAGCGAACCCGCACATGGGCGGTAAAAAGGGAGACACCGCAGAgtggaaagaagaaatagGCAGGGGAAGACCCGTTGGTGGAAGGATGAACGTGCGAAGTAATACCGACGTGAAATCTGCAAAAATGGTGAGCACTGTGGAGGGCAGACCCCACCAGGTGAACGAAAATGacggagaagcagaagaggaCGTTGGAAgagggaagagaaaaatgttcaaaaatggaaaaatggatTTAACTGATTTTTCGCAGCTAACCAAAAATGGCTGCAAAATAGATGTGAGCGTTTTGAAGAAGTACAGTCACTACTTAAATTTTGAGTACATTTCGAAGAATGTGTATGTGAATGATCAGAATAAGAACTTGCTGTCGTGCAAATCTGATGACTATAGGTGCCTGTGCCAGGGGGAGTGCGACCCCTTCAGCTGCTACAATTCGCTGAGCAAAATTCAGTGCTCCAAGAACAGGTGCAACTTGCCCATTCAGATTCAGGACAAGAAGTGCTTCAACCGGCCGTTCAAGCACTCCGCGATAAAGGACCTGGAG ataAAACAGACGGAGCGCACCGGCTACGGAGTGTTCTGCAAGCGGGACATTAAGAACGGGGAACTCATATGCGAGTACGTCGGGGAGGTCCTGGGGAAGAAGGAATTTGAAGAAAGGATGGAGGCCTACCaggaggaaagcaaaaaaacagaCATGTACAACTGGTACTCGATTCAGATCAACCGCGATGTGCACATTGACAGCAGGAGGAAGGGCAGCATCTCCAGATTCGTTAACCACTCCTGCTCGCCCAACAGCGTTTCGCAGAAGTGGATCGTGCGCGGCTTCTACCGCATTGGCATCTTTGCCCAGCAGGACATCCCCGCGGGGGAGGAGATCACGTACAACTACAG ctaCAACTTCGTGTTCAACAACTTCGAGTGCCTGTGCAACTCGGCGAACTGCATGAACCAccagctgaagaagaaggaggagacgGAAAACGAAGTGAGCGACATAGAAATCACGGACAATGACATATTCAATCCgatagaaaattttaacaaccTGCACAGGAAGATGCAGGATTGGGTAGTTAACCTGGAGGCCGTGGGAACCAAAGCGTTATACAAATACAACAAGATGAATGCCATCAATTTGAGGCTCATGGAGTGCTTCTCCACGTGGGTTTTCTATGACCTCAATTTCGAGAGGAATCAGTTTTTGTCTTTGAGGTCCAAGCCGTTCAACGCGCTGAGCGAGTTTTGGAAGCTGCTGGTTTCGTCCTTCTCCGACGGGGAGAGGAACATCATCAACGCCTTCAATTTATTCCTGCCCTCGCTCATAAAGATTGGCCAGCTGCGCCGGATTCAGCAG taTAGCTACATCCTGCACAACATCGTGGGCGCGGAGCACGAGATGTGGAACCTGATCGACAAGGGCTTCGCGGACGACGAGGTGTGCCGCAAGTGCAAAAGCTGCGGCAACCTCACCATGTGCGACAAGTGCTTTAACAGCTACCACCACATCTGCGGGAACATGCATTCGAAGGTTTATAAGAACAACGAGCTGGTCCTTTGCAAGTTCTGCCAAAAATATGATTACAAGATCAAGTGGATAAAGCAGAACTACCGGGAACAAATGAAGTGCTCCATTGAAATTAGGAGCAGCGCCTTTTACAAACTCAACCGGGACATCATGACCCTCATGGAGCAGTCGGTCAAGTATACGAAGGACATGTCCATGGCGGCCATCAACGAGCACAACTCGAAGGAGTGCAACAGTAAGAAGCTCCGCCTGAAGAAGTTCCAGTACAAGTACGTCAAGATATGA
- a CDS encoding nucleoside-diphosphatase mig-23, putative (encoded by transcript PVX_116770A): MKNGRGSPKQPFRLLALVCAVIIYLGISTRGNQTTDGSHLHKAVVIDAGSTGTRVHIYKYKIVGNEKGINIHIPSISYRTTPGLVYLLNNYFSNDEKVPFYEYFKNIKTFLYEHVKVKERSSTPIMIRASGGFRLLSITESDSYINFVKQYLLMNFTDFLLIDELLIKVLSGKEEAILSFVSIYALLEKFTPSPVTFTNLGESHGENTASAASAAGDAAQATFGKAPQANKLSEGTKGENDIIGVLELGGATAQVVIKFPLSKMDADIKNLFNYKHSEKMKKSVIEENYKNKNVVKIHLFDDDIYLYCKSYLVLGRQNAMKTYLHYIIHQHNGEEQVDVKGLSAGEKNSPIVVDAQKNASDKTKFIPVACFPKNFKFYVNNLYETSIEEELHEYDGKTQMSEDDYVAVGTGNIDVCRAQIQTILNYAQIDDLPFKLKRFIKLYGIENFHHFAIDILNLPESFDPIALDSNMYLEKAKEVCPLTIDEIVKVVRPGANIEKAQTSCFGLIFLYEFMRYILKIDQPITFQSTNYINNISITWTVAVLLMELPPHLHTIKKQAKEPHHNDEL, translated from the exons atgaaaaatggaagaggCTCCCCCAAGCAGCCGTTTCGACTCCTAGCGCTGGTGTGCGCGGTGATAATATACCTAGGGATAAGCACCAGGGGGAACCAGACCACGGATGGAAGTCACCTGCACAAGGCAGTGGTCATTGACGCAGGGTCCACGGGAACGAGGGTCCACATATACAAGTACAAAATTGtgggaaacgaaaaaggaatcaACATACACATCCCATCGATCAGTTACAGAACGACCCCAGGGTTGGTGTACCTCCTGAATAACTACTTTTCAAATGATGAGAAAGTGCCCTTTTATGagtatttcaaaaatataaaaacatttctGTATGAACATGTTAAGGTAAAAGAAAGATCCAGCACCCCCATCATGATTCGCGCGTCAGGAGGATTCAGACTGCTCAGCATAACCGAGTCGGACAGTtacataaattttgtaaagCAATATTTGTTAATGAACTTTACGGATTTTCTTCTAATTGATGAGTTGCTCATCAAAGTGCTAAGTGGGAAGGAAGAGGCCATTTTGTCCTTCGTCTCGATTTACGCCCTTCTGGAGAAGTTCACCCCCAGCCCTGTGACGTTCACCAATTTGGGGGAGTCGCATGGGGAGAACACCGCGTCAGCAGCGTCCGCAGCGGGGGATGCGGCCCAGGCTACCTTCGGAAAGGCTCCCCAAGCGAACAAATTGAGCGAAGGGACCAAGGGGGAGAACGACATCATAGGGGTCCTGGAGCTAGGCGGCGCCACGGCCCAAGTAGTAATAAAATTCCCCCTCTCCAAAATGGACgcagatataaaaaatttgtttaattataaacacagcgaaaaaatgaagaagagtgTGATTgaggaaaattataaaaataaaaacgtcgTGAAGATTCACCTTTTTGATGATGACATATATCTTTATTGCAAAAGTTACCTCGTGTTGGGGAGGCAAAACGCCATGAAGACGTACCTccattatattattcatcAGCATAATGGGGAAGAGCAGGTGGACGTAAAGGGCCTCTCCGCAGGGGAGAAGAACTCCCCAATCGTTGTGGATGCTCAGAAGAATGCAAGTGATAAAACTAAGTTCATTCCAGTTGCTTGCTTCCCAAAAAACTTCAAATTTTACGTCAATAATTTATACGAGACTTCCATTGAGGAGGAGCTGCACGAGTATGACGGGAAGACGCAGATGAGCGAAGACGACTACGTCGCTGTGGGTACCGGCAACATCGACGTGTGCAGGGCCCAAATACAGACCATCCTCAACTACGCGCAGATTGACGACCTTCCGTTTAAGCTGAAGCGGTTCATAAAGCTCTACGGCATTGAGAACTTCCACCACTTCGCCATC GACATTCTGAACCTCCCAGAGAGCTTCGACCCCATCGCGCTCGACTCCAATATGTACTTGGAAAAGGCGAAGGAAGTCTGCCCGCTGACCATTGACGAAATTGTGAAGGTGGTGCGGCCCGGCGCCAACATCGAGAAGGCGCAGACGTCCTGCTTCGG GCTAATATTCCTGTACGAGTTCATGCGGTACATCCTGAAGATTGACCAGCCCATAACGTTCCAGTCGACCAACTAC aTAAACAACATCAGCATCACCTGGACAGTGGCCGTTCTGCTAATGGAGCTCCCGCCCCACTTGCACACAATTAAAAAGCAGGCAAAGGAACCCCATCACAACGATGAACTGTGA